A single genomic interval of Lysobacter avium harbors:
- the yidD gene encoding membrane protein insertion efficiency factor YidD: MIDRLLIALLRGYKRWISPLLGPRCRFHLTCSEYAMQAIARFGVFKGGWLALRRILRCHPLHPGGNDPVPPAS; the protein is encoded by the coding sequence GTGATTGACCGTCTGCTCATCGCGTTGCTGCGAGGATACAAGCGCTGGATCAGTCCCCTGCTGGGGCCGCGCTGCCGATTCCATCTCACCTGCTCGGAGTACGCGATGCAGGCCATTGCCCGCTTCGGTGTGTTCAAGGGCGGCTGGCTGGCACTGCGCCGCATCCTGCGCTGCCATCCGCTGCACCCGGGCGGCAATGATCCTGTCCCACCTGCGTCCTGA